The Sporosarcina luteola genome contains a region encoding:
- a CDS encoding flagellar hook-basal body protein: MIRSMTTAVNTMNQLQSQFDIIGNNLANSATNGYKSSEANFHELLYQQFNNDKADTAQRQSPAGIRYGVGAALGPAKMNWTVGSLQTTGRELDFALTEPKQYFNLIMPGEDGEQTVYTRAGNFYVSPVEGGNLMLVNGDGYPVANSAGQPITFADSVKNYSLVSGGILEVIHNDGNVQQIQMGVTTMERPNLMSRLSSTLLALPDNVAELGVAAGDILTEMNGVNRNRISMENGKLEASNVNYEKEMTDLINVQRSYQFNARTVTLADQMLGLINNIR; the protein is encoded by the coding sequence ATGATACGATCAATGACGACGGCAGTTAACACGATGAACCAATTGCAGAGCCAATTCGATATTATCGGGAATAACCTTGCAAATTCGGCGACAAACGGGTATAAATCGAGTGAAGCCAATTTTCATGAACTACTTTACCAACAATTCAACAACGATAAGGCCGATACAGCTCAGCGCCAATCTCCTGCGGGTATCCGCTATGGCGTCGGTGCTGCGCTCGGTCCTGCGAAAATGAACTGGACGGTCGGTTCTTTGCAGACAACCGGTCGTGAACTCGATTTTGCACTGACCGAACCGAAGCAATATTTCAACCTTATCATGCCCGGAGAAGACGGGGAGCAAACGGTATACACGCGCGCTGGGAACTTTTACGTTTCACCTGTTGAAGGCGGCAACCTGATGCTTGTCAATGGCGATGGGTATCCTGTCGCGAATAGCGCGGGGCAGCCGATCACATTCGCGGACAGCGTGAAAAATTACAGTTTGGTTTCAGGCGGCATCCTTGAAGTGATCCACAATGACGGAAACGTACAGCAAATCCAAATGGGTGTCACGACTATGGAACGCCCGAACTTGATGAGCAGGCTTTCTTCGACACTGCTCGCGCTTCCTGACAATGTGGCGGAACTCGGCGTCGCCGCTGGAGATATACTGACGGAAATGAACGGCGTCAACCGCAACCGGATCAGCATGGAAAACGGGAAGCTTGAAGCCTCCAACGTCAATTACGAAAAAGAGATGACAGACCTGATCAATGTCCAGCGTTCTTACCAATTCAACGCGCGGACGGTCACGCTCGCCGATCAGATGTTAGGTTTGATCAATAACATTCGATAA